The following are encoded in a window of Prochlorococcus marinus str. MIT 1013 genomic DNA:
- a CDS encoding bifunctional riboflavin kinase/FAD synthetase, with product MPSKHKNCTFILIPLCAPENAKLPTALALGSFDGLHLGHKKVIKAILKEPVGVPTVVSFWPHPREVLFGESRLRLDLPNEKTFLLEPLGIEQLVLVPFNKTLASKSAERFVDEILVKTLHAKHIAVGENFRFGHNREGDISTLKKIGASLGIKISIIPILEDEHGRLSSSRVRKALNDGDLKQAKYLLKRPYTFRGTVEKGRGLGKKIGWPTANLKIDGRKFLPSLGVYAAWASIANKKERFSAVMNMGPQPTIDPNSLSAVEVHLLEKKINLLGQELIIEPVQRIRLQKKFESIEALSQQISLDAIQSKEILETITKSTKSK from the coding sequence TTGCCATCTAAGCACAAAAATTGCACGTTTATCTTGATTCCTCTCTGTGCTCCTGAAAACGCAAAACTACCTACAGCACTGGCTTTAGGTAGTTTCGATGGTCTTCACTTAGGTCATAAAAAAGTAATAAAAGCCATCTTAAAAGAGCCAGTTGGCGTTCCAACAGTTGTCAGTTTCTGGCCTCATCCTCGTGAGGTTCTATTTGGAGAATCAAGATTAAGATTAGATTTACCTAATGAAAAAACATTTCTGCTCGAGCCACTAGGAATAGAACAATTAGTTTTGGTTCCTTTCAATAAAACTCTTGCCTCTAAAAGTGCTGAGAGATTTGTAGATGAAATTCTAGTAAAAACCCTTCATGCTAAACACATAGCAGTTGGAGAAAATTTTAGGTTTGGACACAATAGAGAAGGTGACATTTCTACTTTAAAAAAGATAGGTGCATCTCTAGGAATAAAAATTTCTATTATTCCTATCCTTGAAGACGAGCATGGTCGACTTAGTAGTAGCAGAGTACGAAAAGCACTCAACGATGGTGATTTAAAACAAGCAAAATATCTATTGAAGCGTCCGTATACTTTTAGAGGGACAGTTGAGAAAGGGAGAGGTTTAGGCAAAAAAATTGGATGGCCAACAGCAAATTTAAAAATAGACGGGCGAAAATTTCTTCCATCTTTGGGGGTTTATGCGGCCTGGGCTTCGATAGCAAACAAAAAAGAACGTTTCTCAGCAGTTATGAATATGGGCCCTCAGCCTACAATTGATCCAAACTCATTATCAGCAGTAGAAGTTCACCTTCTTGAGAAAAAAATCAACCTATTAGGACAAGAATTAATTATTGAACCTGTGCAAAGAATTAGACTTCAAAAAAAGTTTGAGAGCATTGAAGCACTGAGCCAGCAAATAAGTTTAGATGCAATACAGTCAAAAGAGATATTGGAAACAATCACTAAATCTACTAAATCTAAGTAA
- a CDS encoding TIGR03792 family protein, protein MKTLRTKYFIEKIFSFLLLSVIFISTIFGNVENIQAESLLKVNFPKESIVEHLKLDVPKKFKNAWLKAEEGSWEPWLLKQDGFLGRQLFWDPKEEEATLLIGWESRAVWKSISQTEINLVQHDFEKIARKETGERSGNPFPLIFEGELNPE, encoded by the coding sequence ATGAAAACTCTTAGAACTAAATATTTTATCGAAAAAATATTTAGTTTCCTTTTATTAAGTGTGATTTTTATTTCAACTATTTTTGGAAACGTGGAAAATATTCAAGCTGAATCTTTATTGAAAGTGAATTTTCCAAAGGAATCTATTGTCGAGCACCTAAAGCTTGATGTTCCGAAAAAATTTAAAAATGCTTGGTTAAAAGCTGAAGAAGGAAGTTGGGAGCCATGGTTGTTAAAACAAGATGGTTTTTTAGGACGCCAACTTTTTTGGGATCCTAAAGAAGAGGAAGCAACCTTATTAATTGGATGGGAGTCAAGAGCCGTTTGGAAAAGCATCTCGCAGACAGAAATAAATCTTGTCCAGCATGACTTTGAAAAGATTGCCAGAAAGGAAACAGGTGAACGAAGTGGAAATCCTTTTCCATTGATCTTTGAGGGGGAATTAAATCCAGAGTAA
- the larB gene encoding nickel pincer cofactor biosynthesis protein LarB yields MNESIIDFQRRTRLGVVEAIWGEHKTIEQISEILKKFQRECETALVTRLTKEKGQKLLVEFPSAEFHEISGCLTLGEFKECSSSEEEVIILTGGTSDVGVASEAEIALNLHGIKTKLLIDVGVAGLHRLLDRLEEIKLAKVVIACAGMEGALPTVLAGLIPQPIIGLPVSVGYGMSGGGKTALEGMLASCAPGLTVVNIDNGYGAAMAAMRILST; encoded by the coding sequence ATGAATGAATCAATTATTGATTTTCAGAGGCGAACCCGACTCGGAGTAGTTGAGGCGATATGGGGGGAGCATAAAACAATTGAACAAATATCTGAAATATTGAAAAAATTTCAACGTGAGTGTGAAACTGCTTTAGTGACAAGACTAACTAAAGAAAAGGGTCAAAAACTTTTAGTTGAATTTCCTTCTGCAGAATTTCATGAAATATCTGGTTGCCTAACTTTGGGGGAATTTAAGGAATGTTCTTCTTCTGAGGAAGAAGTAATTATTTTGACTGGAGGAACCAGTGATGTTGGAGTGGCATCAGAAGCAGAAATAGCTTTGAACTTGCATGGAATAAAAACTAAATTGTTGATTGATGTTGGCGTAGCAGGACTTCACAGGTTGCTAGACAGGCTTGAAGAAATAAAATTAGCAAAAGTAGTTATTGCATGTGCAGGAATGGAGGGAGCTTTACCTACGGTTCTGGCTGGGTTAATACCTCAGCCAATTATTGGACTTCCTGTCTCAGTTGGATATGGGATGAGTGGTGGAGGTAAAACTGCTTTGGAGGGAATGCTTGCAAGTTGTGCGCCGGGATTAACAGTAGTGAATATTGATAATGGTTATGGAGCCGCGATGGCAGCTATGAGAATTTTATCAACTTAA
- the thiS gene encoding sulfur carrier protein ThiS has product MKLKINGEIKTIKNSNKDFLLEALLEHLGYKPQLVVVELNGAIINPKDWIITKINNGDCLEVVTIVGGGSYS; this is encoded by the coding sequence ATGAAATTAAAAATTAACGGCGAAATTAAAACCATTAAAAACTCTAATAAAGATTTTCTCCTGGAAGCTTTACTTGAACATTTAGGTTACAAACCTCAATTAGTTGTGGTTGAGTTAAATGGTGCAATTATCAATCCAAAAGATTGGATAATTACAAAAATAAATAATGGCGATTGCTTAGAGGTTGTGACAATTGTTGGTGGAGGTTCCTACAGTTAG
- a CDS encoding DUF3611 family protein produces MADQRDFQLLSLGMRRIGWLRFWIQTILGVVVVGVLLFNNVGSSLARNSERALGLGPGLSLTTLAFILLLFSLWQGWLIVKTGRALGSEARPSRGETSRLLKRGLIVDLVGLVFSSVGYQSLAGALFVQASMQAPGISIGTGMRAMENYPITSLEMLSVLSNTQVLFAHLIGLIFSLWLLQRIFRKN; encoded by the coding sequence ATGGCAGATCAACGCGACTTTCAATTGCTTTCTCTAGGTATGAGAAGAATTGGTTGGCTTCGGTTTTGGATTCAAACAATTTTAGGTGTAGTGGTAGTGGGTGTTTTGTTGTTCAACAATGTTGGAAGTAGTTTAGCTAGAAATTCGGAGAGAGCATTGGGATTAGGACCAGGTTTGTCTCTCACGACATTGGCATTCATTCTGTTGCTATTTAGCCTTTGGCAAGGATGGTTGATAGTAAAGACTGGAAGGGCTTTAGGCAGCGAGGCGCGCCCAAGCAGAGGTGAAACTAGTCGATTGCTAAAGAGAGGCTTGATTGTCGATTTAGTCGGATTGGTTTTTTCTTCTGTCGGTTACCAATCTTTAGCAGGAGCTTTGTTCGTGCAGGCTTCAATGCAAGCCCCTGGAATTTCAATTGGTACAGGTATGAGAGCAATGGAAAACTATCCAATTACTTCTTTAGAAATGCTTTCTGTCTTGAGTAATACCCAAGTTTTATTTGCCCATTTGATTGGTCTGATTTTTTCTTTATGGTTATTGCAAAGGATTTTCAGGAAAAACTAA
- the trmD gene encoding tRNA (guanosine(37)-N1)-methyltransferase TrmD yields MSKLRFDVVSLFPEAFKNFFNHGLIKKAFEEKIASIHIHNPRNHAIDNYRKVDDEPYGGGAGMVLKPEPYFSVFDQIPKLNKKRILLMTPQGRKISQSDFSRWSKEDQLILICGSYEGFDERIRSLADEEISIGDFVLTGGEIPAITLINGVVRLLPGTLGSAESLEEESHNEFLLEHPQYTRPAEFRGVKVPDVLLSGNHKLIREWRQKQRELRTQSRRPDLFELWKLDQLSSIKRSSLLKTEVNLRIGNGYDMHRLVSGRPLILGGVTLNHPEGLGLDGHSDADVLTHAIMDAILGALSLGDIGKYFPPDDPKWKNADSLILLGHVMELIEKQGWQIQNIDSVIVAERPKLKPYIDLMKEKISKKIGVNIDDVGVKATTNEKLGAEGREEGICCHAVVLMKRNENS; encoded by the coding sequence ATGAGTAAATTAAGATTCGATGTCGTAAGCCTTTTCCCAGAAGCTTTTAAAAATTTTTTTAATCATGGACTAATAAAAAAAGCATTTGAAGAGAAGATTGCATCAATTCACATACATAATCCTCGTAACCACGCGATAGATAATTATCGAAAAGTTGATGATGAGCCATATGGCGGAGGAGCAGGAATGGTCTTAAAGCCAGAACCCTATTTTTCGGTTTTTGATCAAATTCCAAAGCTCAATAAAAAAAGAATACTTTTGATGACTCCACAAGGTAGAAAAATATCTCAATCTGATTTTTCTAGATGGTCAAAAGAAGATCAACTCATATTGATATGTGGAAGCTATGAGGGATTTGATGAAAGGATTCGGTCTTTAGCTGATGAAGAAATTTCAATTGGAGACTTTGTTCTTACGGGTGGAGAAATTCCTGCGATAACTCTTATTAATGGAGTTGTACGTCTATTACCGGGAACTTTAGGCAGTGCCGAATCATTAGAAGAAGAAAGTCATAATGAGTTTCTTTTAGAACATCCCCAATACACCCGACCCGCAGAATTTAGAGGTGTGAAAGTTCCTGATGTCCTTTTAAGTGGTAACCATAAATTAATTAGAGAATGGAGGCAGAAGCAAAGAGAACTCAGGACGCAGTCACGTAGACCCGATTTGTTCGAACTTTGGAAGCTCGACCAATTATCATCTATTAAAAGAAGTTCATTATTGAAAACTGAAGTGAACTTACGAATAGGCAACGGTTATGACATGCACCGATTGGTTTCTGGACGACCTTTAATTCTTGGAGGAGTCACCTTAAACCATCCAGAGGGTTTAGGCCTTGATGGGCATAGTGATGCAGATGTTCTTACTCATGCAATTATGGACGCAATATTAGGTGCGTTATCATTGGGCGATATTGGAAAGTATTTTCCTCCAGATGACCCTAAGTGGAAAAATGCAGACAGTTTAATTCTGCTTGGACACGTCATGGAATTAATTGAGAAGCAAGGTTGGCAGATTCAAAATATTGATTCAGTTATTGTTGCTGAAAGGCCAAAATTAAAACCTTATATCGACTTAATGAAGGAGAAGATATCTAAGAAAATAGGAGTGAACATTGATGATGTAGGAGTTAAAGCAACTACAAATGAGAAATTAGGTGCGGAGGGAAGAGAAGAGGGTATATGTTGTCATGCAGTTGTTTTAATGAAAAGGAATGAAAACTCTTAG
- a CDS encoding DUF1517 domain-containing protein, whose amino-acid sequence MFKSIRFSWIKRKQIFSFLVVSTIIFFSLFTNPNTAAAASGGRIGGGSFQAPSAPRRQNYGGYGGNNFRGYGSGYRGGGIGFPFLLPIFGFGGGGIFGFLILMSIVGVIVNSFKSSSNISNASNNSIVSQSTNPSKVSLIQFQIGLLASAKEIQVNLRELASSSNTSTSSGLQRVLQDTTLSLLRKPELWVYSNIETGSVPYASAESTFNRISITERSKLKAELTSNYSGQISSSTNKQSNPGDSDSTNEYIAITILVATKKDLSLQNSANTEVITEALRILGSISSNDLIALEVIWQPDGEGETLREEELIIQYPNLKHL is encoded by the coding sequence GTGTTCAAATCTATTCGCTTTAGTTGGATTAAAAGAAAACAGATTTTTTCTTTTCTGGTTGTTTCAACAATCATCTTTTTTTCTTTATTTACCAATCCCAACACTGCAGCAGCAGCTAGTGGAGGAAGAATAGGTGGAGGAAGTTTTCAGGCACCTTCTGCGCCACGAAGACAAAATTACGGAGGCTATGGAGGCAATAACTTTCGAGGTTATGGAAGTGGGTATAGAGGAGGTGGTATAGGTTTTCCTTTCTTATTGCCAATATTTGGCTTTGGTGGAGGTGGGATTTTTGGTTTTTTAATACTTATGTCAATTGTTGGTGTAATTGTTAATTCATTTAAAAGCTCTTCAAATATTTCCAACGCAAGCAATAACTCAATAGTTTCTCAATCAACGAACCCATCCAAGGTTTCGTTAATTCAGTTTCAAATTGGCTTACTGGCAAGTGCAAAAGAAATTCAAGTGAACCTAAGGGAGCTTGCTTCCTCTTCAAACACCTCAACGTCATCTGGCCTTCAAAGAGTTCTTCAAGACACAACACTGTCCTTGCTTAGGAAGCCTGAATTATGGGTCTATTCCAATATAGAAACAGGTTCTGTTCCATATGCCTCAGCAGAATCAACATTTAATCGGATATCAATAACTGAAAGAAGCAAACTAAAAGCAGAGCTCACATCAAACTATTCTGGTCAAATATCTAGCTCAACAAATAAGCAATCCAATCCTGGGGATTCTGATTCAACAAATGAATACATCGCAATAACCATTCTCGTAGCAACAAAAAAAGATTTAAGTCTTCAAAACTCCGCAAACACCGAAGTCATCACAGAAGCTTTGAGAATCTTAGGGTCAATATCATCTAATGACTTAATTGCCTTAGAAGTTATCTGGCAACCTGACGGAGAAGGAGAGACACTGAGAGAAGAAGAACTAATAATTCAATACCCAAATCTTAAACATTTATAA
- a CDS encoding thiamine phosphate synthase, translated as MKSMSVTPPSDNRIAQLIDANLDRAREGLRVMEDWCRFGLKRSDFSIQIKDWRQQLGGHHHIIYRKARLTSNDPAMGISHPLQKVRSTPEAVFIANSSRVQEALRVIEEFTRITDPKLCEVATKIRYETYEIEIKVLSTTEGIQKRETLKDCSIYLITTKKRNLEEIVHQSLKAGVKIVQYREKFLNDNEKISQAKCLASLCKKYNSLFIVNDRIDIALAVEADGIHLGQEDMPTKIARELLGPEKIIGRSTHCIEDIKNAEKEGCDYIGIGPIFPSETKKKLSPLGIDYLTKGLSETFLPAFAIGGINSSNIKKLNQINNLRIAVSNAVINASDPFSKTEELLKFLT; from the coding sequence ATGAAATCAATGTCTGTCACCCCTCCATCTGATAATCGTATTGCTCAATTAATTGACGCGAACCTTGATCGCGCTAGGGAAGGGCTTCGAGTCATGGAAGATTGGTGCAGGTTTGGTCTAAAGAGAAGTGATTTTTCTATTCAAATCAAAGATTGGAGGCAACAACTAGGGGGACATCATCACATTATTTATCGAAAAGCGAGGCTCACATCAAACGACCCAGCTATGGGAATTTCACATCCGTTACAAAAAGTCAGATCAACTCCAGAGGCTGTATTTATTGCGAACTCATCTAGAGTTCAAGAAGCCTTAAGAGTAATAGAAGAATTTACTCGAATAACAGATCCAAAGCTCTGTGAAGTGGCCACCAAGATTAGATACGAAACTTATGAGATCGAGATAAAAGTGCTTAGTACTACTGAGGGTATACAAAAAAGAGAAACCTTAAAAGATTGTTCCATATATTTAATCACCACAAAAAAGAGAAATCTCGAAGAAATTGTTCATCAGTCCCTCAAAGCTGGTGTAAAAATAGTTCAATACAGAGAGAAATTTTTAAATGATAATGAAAAAATTTCTCAAGCTAAATGCCTAGCCTCTCTTTGTAAAAAATACAATTCACTTTTTATTGTCAATGACCGTATCGATATTGCTCTGGCTGTTGAAGCCGATGGGATTCATCTAGGGCAAGAAGATATGCCAACAAAAATAGCGAGAGAACTACTAGGACCTGAAAAGATCATTGGCCGAAGCACACACTGCATTGAAGACATAAAAAATGCCGAAAAGGAAGGCTGTGATTATATTGGTATAGGGCCAATTTTCCCATCTGAAACAAAGAAGAAACTAAGCCCTCTTGGTATTGACTACCTTACAAAGGGGTTAAGTGAAACTTTCCTACCCGCATTTGCTATTGGTGGAATCAATAGCTCAAATATCAAAAAATTAAACCAGATTAATAATCTACGAATAGCCGTGTCTAATGCAGTCATTAACGCAAGTGACCCCTTTTCAAAAACCGAAGAGCTTCTCAAATTTCTAACATGA
- the era gene encoding GTPase Era, with product MSLGDLNHDDFKSGFIALIGRPNVGKSTFINKFIGEKIAITSPIAQTTRNRLKVILTNEKSQIIFVDTPGIHKPHHLLGERLVQSAKRSIGDVDAVLVIFEASHSPGRGDAFILNLIRNLKIPVIVALNKWDLLALSQSKERKKEYLEFLDGTNWPVFCCSALTGQGCNELISEIEETLPFGPQLYPSDMNCDHPEKFLIAEFIREQVLINTREEVPHSVAVSIDKIEDITSKKKSEQKSRTGILATICVEKKSQKGILIGKGGSMLKKIGQESRMQIQTLINGNVYLELFVKVVPDWRSKSSRLNEFGYEGS from the coding sequence TGGGAGATTTAAATCATGACGATTTTAAATCAGGATTTATTGCATTAATAGGTAGACCCAATGTAGGCAAATCAACTTTCATAAACAAATTTATAGGTGAGAAAATAGCAATTACATCTCCAATTGCTCAAACCACTAGAAATCGATTGAAAGTAATACTCACGAATGAAAAGTCTCAGATTATTTTTGTAGATACTCCTGGTATTCATAAACCACATCATTTATTAGGTGAAAGACTTGTTCAGAGTGCAAAGAGATCTATTGGAGATGTCGATGCAGTCTTAGTTATTTTTGAAGCCAGCCATTCTCCAGGGAGGGGGGACGCATTTATTTTGAATTTGATCAGGAATTTAAAAATCCCTGTCATTGTTGCCTTGAATAAATGGGATCTTTTAGCGTTGAGTCAATCTAAAGAAAGAAAGAAAGAATATTTAGAATTTTTAGATGGTACTAATTGGCCAGTCTTTTGTTGTAGCGCTCTTACAGGTCAGGGATGTAATGAATTAATTAGTGAAATAGAAGAAACACTACCTTTTGGACCTCAGCTATATCCAAGTGATATGAATTGTGACCATCCTGAGAAGTTTTTGATAGCTGAATTTATAAGAGAACAAGTTTTAATAAATACACGCGAAGAAGTACCTCATAGTGTTGCAGTCTCTATTGATAAAATTGAAGACATAACCTCGAAAAAAAAATCTGAACAGAAATCAAGAACTGGAATTCTTGCAACTATTTGTGTTGAGAAAAAAAGTCAGAAAGGAATTTTAATAGGTAAAGGGGGAAGCATGTTGAAGAAAATTGGCCAGGAATCAAGAATGCAAATTCAAACTTTAATTAATGGAAATGTCTATCTAGAACTGTTTGTTAAAGTTGTTCCTGACTGGAGAAGTAAATCTTCTCGGCTTAATGAGTTTGGTTATGAAGGTAGCTAA